The Ooceraea biroi isolate clonal line C1 chromosome 7, Obir_v5.4, whole genome shotgun sequence genomic sequence TTAGTTATATTCAAACTAAagtttattatcttattattctcATATTATAATCACGCaacaaatacaatattaaatcatatatacaatataaaattgaaaaaacggATTAACAAAaccataaataataatgcaatggaatataaaaaaataaaatatgaaggattattatttcatgttttcctaatttattctttttcataattttcaatgatatgcaattatatgcatttatgATTAGTAtctaaaattatctttaaaacataattttttattgttatcaaACATTGTatttaacgttttatttttttaaagatctCGTGCTGGTAATAAACATGATTGCTGAAGACTGGATAAAAGCCAAAACCGATAAGGAATTATACATTATGATAAAGCAAGCCCAGAATACGCGTATTGTCACTATGATCGGATATGTTTTCATGGTGATGGGAATCACTTTACTTGTCATTTTACCTTGCTTTGGAAAATCCGTGAGATATACGACAAACATCACCGATCCGAATAAACTCTTACCACTGCAGACTTATTATCTATATGACAAAGATCAAAGCCCATTTTTCGAGCTAACGTTCGCTGCACAAACCGTCGTGATTTTTATGAGTGGTGCGACTTATGGCGGGATAGATACCTTGCTTGGATtgctaatatttcatttatgtgGCCAGATGGAGAATCTTAGAGAAAAGTTCATTACCATGAGCAAGTTTAAAACATTTCACAGTGGTCTGGTTTTCATCGTGAGAGATCATATACGGCTAATCAAGTAGcgtgtttttaatttaatattttcaatactgTAATGTTAACAATTAGCAACTTTCTGTTCCCTGGCTTctctatatttaaatatctatttgTTCTTGGCAACATTATCATTGTCTCTTTTTTGGTTTCATTCATCTTTCTCCGAAAATGAATTCTCAAGAAGCATCGCACGCTTGATCTGAAAAATCTATTaagattacataattaaaatttgtctTACAGATATTTTGATACTATTGAAAGTATATTTACCGTATTGTTACTTGGATTACTGATCTATTTTAGCACTTTATTCTGTTTATACGGATTTTTAATCATTGCAGTAAGTTcgctaaaaaaagaaaattatatttgtaaaaataaagttataaaatacaatttttattttgaagaaaaattgtatCTTAATATGCTCAATTTTTCAGATACTCACAGAACGAAGCCAGATGTCAACGATGCGTTTCATGTATCTTGTATCTGTTATGATAAACTTTTGTGGTTATATGTGCCTATTTTGTGCTGCGGGTGAACGTTTGGTAACACAAGTCAGTCTAGATATATTAAAAGCACATAgcaaaaagaaacaagataaacatgttatattatattattacatgttatattatttattaagtgtGAAGCGATGTATTACGCAGCATATGAATACGAATGGTACAAATTGGAGCCAAAAAAAGCAAAAGTTCTGGTGCTGTTAATGATTCGGACTAGCAAGCCTCTGTATATTACGGCTGGGAAGATATTTCCTATGACAATGTCAACGTTTTGTAACGTAAGTgacttaattattattatccgaattatattttttcattaatttaagcTACACCGTTGTTGTAT encodes the following:
- the LOC105286987 gene encoding odorant receptor 30a; protein product: MDIMKIAKYANDDSNDIDKKIRYKNFEWATHLNYLILNAIGIWPMTHKRVYDKVLSDLRAILTFIIITFIGVIPAIHSLLRTWGDMMLMIDNLQYTLPLITTVMKLVVIWWKKPDLVLVINMIAEDWIKAKTDKELYIMIKQAQNTRIVTMIGYVFMVMGITLLVILPCFGKSVRYTTNITDPNKLLPLQTYYLYDKDQSPFFELTFAAQTVVIFMSGATYGGIDTLLGLLIFHLCGQMENLREKFITMSKFKTFHSGLVFIVRDHIRLIKYFDTIESIFTVLLLGLLIYFSTLFCLYGFLIIAILTERSQMSTMRFMYLVSVMINFCGYMCLFCAAGERLVTQCEAMYYAAYEYEWYKLEPKKAKVLVLLMIRTSKPLYITAGKIFPMTMSTFCNIIKTSAGYVSVLLAMQS